The Gossypium hirsutum isolate 1008001.06 chromosome A13, Gossypium_hirsutum_v2.1, whole genome shotgun sequence nucleotide sequence ctCATTGAaagcaggggcgaagccagaaaatttttttagggggggctggatgaaattttaatttttacagtttatatttttataatttgtaaatgattaaatcaaatttttataattttaggagggtaaaatgcaattttacctttactaatttaaaatttttaaaaaatttcaagggtctaaaatataattttacattttaaggggggctggggcccatgccagcccccctggCTTCGCCCCTGCTTGAAAGACAGAATCACAAAgacattaataatattaattttttttcataaattgatacttaataacaatttaaaaaataaaatcagctttgaaaaaatatttttggcagtgttttttttttaatttaaatttttacccaACTAAAATTGACTAAACATTAAACGTGGGAAAAGTTATAAGGTagggaaggaaagaaaaggaatgaTAAAGGTTTTAGTACAATTTTGCCTTTAGAAATtgcataatttcatcaaaaaaaaaattgtacacCTAGAGGCTGAAATTACCTGTACAAAATATATGATATACAGTATAATCTTTCTCTTGGACCACTTTAGCTTTAACAAACTTATTTAATTCTTACCCAAACAAATATTGAAggacattttgaatattttggagGAGGTAGAGGTTTTTAATATTACTTCATGACTGTGTTATATTATCCcctaaaatttttcttattttaaatatttatatattaaaaatttttaagtaatgacatgataaaatttcaaaatgttaaatcatcatactttaataaaatctaaatttaaagattaaagtgaaaaaaattgttaaattctaaaattaatatGGATAAATTTCTTATTCAATCCTGAATATAGTTTAATATATTCTCAATGTATAAATTTAAACATGCCAGCATCTCTTTAAAAGCTCTTAAATACCTTCAAACCCTGATCAATAAGACTCGGGTACAAGAGATTACGTGGCTAAGCTcactcgattttttttttttttgccaattcCCACCTCAAACCCTTAACTTTTTTCTAATAGACCAAACTTCTAACTAATAATATTTGCTTGAAAGAGATATTATATGTCTAAGTTTACTTATTATTGTCGATTGAGTTTTACTTTGATTGGCATAaacattgttgtcaatgtaagagTACGTGTATTTGAGTGCACTTCCTCCTATTTATGGACTGAGAAGAGACAATGAGTATTTTTATAACTTtagtaaaaaaatagatatgattAGAACATATAATAACTTTACATAATTCACTAAATTCTGACTCGTGTTATTTTATTATGTACACTAAAAATATCCTCAAAACACATTAGACGCAGCACTAATTTCTTTCGAACTGTGAGCTGTTTGAAAATAGAAGATTGTTCTTGAACAGCTTGTGGGTCATGTATTAAGTACTAGCTTTTGGCTTCTTTTTCGATGGAGAGTTTTGAATTTCGAcctcttaaaaatgataaaaagaatttaatttaaaaaaattgacttcACCTCTAAACACACGTACACGTACATGTGTGACTGTTAGATGTTTGTAAAATTGAGTGATGTGTAAAATGGTTGTTGTTAAGTGTTTGAAGCCAAAAGAACAGAAATTATGAGTCCATGAAAATTGATGTGGTAGGACCAGCAAGAATATTGCTGCCCCAAGGAGGTGGTGAGCCCTGGTTTTTGTTCAAGAGAGTACACAGTGCTTGGCTGTCTAGCATGTGAAGTgattgtggtttttttttttcttctgaatGCACCCACTAGAGAACCCACCCAACTGGCACTTTTTGATTCATTCACATTCAGACAGCCGAATGGGGGAAGGTGACGACAAAAATAGCCTAGGATTTGAGTTTGATTGTCTTTGGTCTTTTTCCCACATGTCCATTGCCCCTTTGTTCTATATACTACTTGATCCAACACCCTAATATAGGGACACATTTAACCTCACCATCTATTGTATTACTATTACCTGcccttttttagggtttttgtttgGAAAGTGGGGTTGAGGGGCTTACTAGTTTTCGTCCCTATATTATGTTATAATTTGGTCTCTATATTATAACATTATTACtagatctaaattaataatagcTATTTTCATAAAGTGATAATGCAGTTtgtcatttaaaaaataattataagtatttattatttataatcaCAATTGAGTAGATTTTTACGTAACACTAATCGTAGGACAGGATAACAGTAAAAAAAACTCGTGTCATCAGTTAAACAAGAAAAAGAACTAGTTGTGTTATTAACTTGGACCCACTGATAATATCGTAAAAGTAGAGGGAATAAAATCTCGAAGTTCAGTatagtaaagggactaaaatcACAATTAAACCAGCTTACTTCACTTGTTGATAAAAAGGAGCCTTGGATAGAGGAGAAGGAAACACATTGAGTATAgttttctttagaaaaaaaaaaaaaagaaagatgaatttTATGGCCTCTGAGTGTAGTAGTGGGTGTGAGTCTGGTTGGACTAATTACTTAGAACAATCTTTTTTATCTTCAAAtccttcaaagaaaaaaaatgggtttaaaaaGAGTGGTTTTTGTGATGAACATAGAGAGATTAATAGAGGTAAACAAAAGgttgatgatgatgttgaaaATGATGATGAAGAAGACGAAGAAGACCTTTCCATGGTTTCAGATGCATCTTCAGGTCCTCCACATTTCTATGAAGATGATAACAAATTATACCATGAATACATGGTACCCCAAACTGGTACTACATTCAACAAAAATGGTGGTAAAAGACATACGAACAAGGAACAACGAAGAAGACAGCATGAGCAGCAGGTACATGAAGAAATTGACACCGCAAACTCTCCTTTCATCAATTACTCCAAGGTATAAGTTCAAGCTATAATAACTATATGTTCTTTGTTTGCTGTTGTCTTTGGCGCTTATTATGGGTTCTCCATGATTTTTGCAGAAGAGTTTTGTTGACACCAATAATCAAGCTCCAATGGGGTTCTCTGCAACACACTTTGAGGTCCTTGTACTAATTTATCTTATATATTCTATGTTTGTTGAATTctgattgaaaaaaataaaaatggtgatGAATTATTTGCAGGGAGGATCACAATTTGAGGGTCACTTTGGGTTTTTTCAGTCTTCTTCGCCATCTCCTGACCAGCTACAAAATAACCAGTTAAGTAACTTAacaatcttattattattttctaacaATGTACCATAATCACACTCATTATAAGCTTCAATTTTTACAGGTGGCTTTCAGGAAATCAAAGAGCATGGAGTTGGAAATTTGAGATTAAAGCAATGGAAGAAAGGAGTTGCCATAAGTCAAAAGAATAAAGATCTCAAacagaattttattttatttttttataatgggTAGGGTAGGAGCTGTTCAGGAATCAAATTTAGAACTAGTGTTAACCCAGTACTGGCAATTGCAATGGGAAATAAATTTTGTTCAGTGTTTGTTTTCTTATGGACCTCCAAACTCTCCTCTTTATATCTCAACTTGCAGTTCAAAACTACTTCCTTTCAcctaaatacaaaaatatattttacttcACAAACTGTTTgataatagaatatatatatatacttcccCAAATGAGTATATAGTCTTAGTTTAGATAGGAATTGTTCCCTCTGCAATGGAAGGGATAAGAGATGAAGAAATCAAACCCTGTAGACTGTTGCATGCATGTGCAGGGATCTTAGTTTAAAATTAAGTGTTTTGTTTGTTTGGTAAATTTTGGACCTAAAACTGGCCGACACCATTTATTGGCTTAAACAACAAGGTTGCTTAAACTCTTAACACACACATCTTTCAACAATACACGACAAATGGATGTGCCATAATCATCTCATCATTCCAACACTTAGTTGGAATTGGGGTTCTTTTTTCTCTCCCAATAATTATAGGAAaaactttcttttcctttttttattttgttttgatgcTAAGATTTTTGGGTTCCTGATAATTATATTGGATATCAGTTAAATTTGGAGTCAAATAGAATTGAACActtaaaagaaaacaagaaaaaaccggaaaaaaaatcaaatttcttatCATTAAACCTAACAAACATTGATAAATTACGAGAAAAAACTTAGTCATCAACAAGAAGCCATGTCTCGAAGTGTCCAGACAAAGGGTCTAATCCACCCCATTATAAGTTCCATTTCTCATCATGCCTCACAAGTTTTAGGGCCTAAATATGCACATGATGAGATTGAGGCAAAAATGATGGAAAGTGAGTAAAATTGGGTGATGGCCATTCATTCTCAAAGCTCTATGTTAAGTAAATGCCAAAAAAGCTAATATTTGAATATATCATATGCACAATCTCAatgacctttttttttaaaaaaaaaaaagcccctCTTGGAAGATCCTGCCTGTGATTTTCCTAACCCTAAAGAACATGCCcctattatattaaataatttgcacttaatttttttattactttataatgCCGCTTTGCTCCCTCCAACCTTGTCTGCTAAGCAGCTGTCATCGAACTTGATGTCACTGCACAATTATATGTCTCtcaatttgatttctttattcATAAAACTATTCCCAGTCACTTCCtaataacattatattatatggGTTGGATTTATAAAATTTCGAATAAGGGTAAAATAGGGTGGATTGTATTTTTATCtacaattaatataaaaattgtgGTGAtagtgaaattaaatattataatgatattgtaacgtgagacaaaaaataaactaaacatatCGTATCTCACCGCTTATTTAAACTTACCctaaaacttttgaataaaatgataagtaagaattatatatttttttaattttggtttgagACTTTACTTCACTTAAAATTTAGTTACAAATTTAATTGATGAGAATCAATGTaagtattatatattaaaaatataattaaatttgatgGAATTTAGGATGTCAAAAGTTGTGATCTAACCAAGACCCACATGTGctattcacatatattttaatcttttgaGATTTTGGGAGTTCTCAATGTTAGTCAAAAACTTTTAGAACAAAGAAAGAAGCAAAAGATGGAGACAAAATCAACCAAATATTATATAGAAATATACGTAATGAAAACACACACTAATGCTAGTCTTTGCCTTGTTGGATTGCATCATAATTGGATAAGGATGTAAGAAAAGTATGgcaaaatatatatgaaaaaaaaacatcTATTGTTGTTCCAACCACCAccaaaaccaaaactaaaaccaaaaccaaaaccaaaaccaaaaccttCAGTCCCACAGTTACAATACAGAAATGGAAGGGAATGCAGCTGTTATTTGTGTGTTAGTTTCTGGTAGTTtatctaattttctttttcatgtcTCGGTTATTGTTAAAGTTGTATGACTCAAATTtctgttaaaaataaaatttaagtggCAATATAAGAGATCTATGGTACAGGTTACACAAGTGAAATCCGTATAAAAGTttacttcatctatttgatattgattagaataaggtattttaaccttactgcattacttctatttgattttggttaaaatatagttttacaaacctataaatagacgtagTCTATACTCATTttgtatcattcgaattcgatATAGTTAATTATTTTCTCCTCTGCCCATGATTTTGTCCCGAAACGATTTCCACATAAAATTCTGTGTAttctaatttctttctttttcttagcGATACATTGTCATTATCAACGTTCTATTTTTCATAGCTGTCTATTAAACAACACGTGTTTCTAGTTTCCATGACAGCATTctagttaaaatagtaaattaagttggtatcattattattgtaataattaGAAATGTTCAAGAGTCGATTGAATTGGAGTTTGGCCTTAAATGTTTAGACTCGTGTTCAGTTCATATgttaaatgagcttatttttatttgatatttttattcaaattatttcatatttcaaataaaacatcaaatttaagcAAATACCTCAAGGAGAGTTATGACCCTAATTAACTACATAAAAATGCTAACTACTTGGCATCTACTTTAGTCTTCCTTTTACTTTATTGAAATGGATATATAAATAACAATGCAGGACAGCTGAAACAAAGGGTTTCTCCGACATTGTGCTGGCCTACCATAGATTGTTGCCCAAGAAAACATCACCTTTGAATTGttctttttaatataaaattttggttAATACTGATGTTTGTGTTATgggtaaattataaatttagttcatatattatgatttgattaattttagtatttgtagtttttaaaatttaaaattttagtcataaATCAAACTTTAACCGTTAAATCTGTTAGGTCAAATTTTGGTATTGATATTGTAAATCGtggatttaattcatgtttttcaatttgatcatttttagtcactatgttttttaaattttgaaattttaaatattgaatcAATTGATACCTATTAAATCCGTTAGCTAAATTAATGTGAGTATTATGTGAAAATAACTAGTTGACATAGTATTATACATGTGATAGTATGTTTGCcgtataaaattttagaaagagTAGAATTTGACTTAACgaatttaatagttatcattTAGTCAAGactagaattttaaaatataaaaaatataaagactaaaaacGATCAACTTATACATAACTAAtaacaaattttgacattttgatttccttattataattaaatttgagattttatccttatattataatttaacataattttatcCTCCTTTATAATTTTTCATTAGTTAATTCAATTTgttaacaaattaattattacGGTTAAAGTGATAcaatgatttctttttttttttgttgcattTATTGTTTCCTGTTTCAAAAGAGAAATACGAGTTATGCCTTGGAATGAAAGACAATTTCGAACTAGCTTTGTCTATGAACAAGGAAGCTATAAGTAATGCAACTATGAATCTCATGGAGAGTTCAATTCTGGCTCAGGATTAACGTTGGCGGCATGCTTAACACTTACAAGTCGGACAAGTGAGTAACGCGTAAGAACCTGCCCTTGGGAAAGGAACAACAGCTGGAAACGACTTCTAATACCCTGTAGGCTGAGAAGCAAAATGAAGAATCCACTCGAGGAGGGGCTCACGTCTGATTAGCTAGTTAATGAGGCAATAGCTTACCAAGGCGATAATTAGTAGCTAGTTCGAGAGGATGATCAGCCACATTGGGACTGAGACACGGCTCAGACTCCTTCAGGAGGTAGTAGTAGGGAATTTTTTGCAATGGGTGAAAGTCTGACGGAGCAATGTTGCGTGGAGGTAGAAGGCCCATGAGTCGTGAACTTCTTTTCTCAGAGAAAAAGCAATAACAGTATGTAACATCCCTAACATGTATCCATCATTAGAACAGGGTTACAGatcattaccagagtttacaaatcaaatacacaaacatttcaaacatttcatatcagataatattcatgtcagaaaccaatcgaaatcaaacatattgtaacaccctaacccgtacctgtcgccggaacagggttttAAAGCATTACTagaacattcaaaacattttccATTAATCTGCgtaatttactatttatttaccgAGATCATCCATAACATCCTTTGATTGGGCCCTCGAGGCCtaatacaagcattagaatcgaatcgggacttaatcgagacctctaagaatttttcgcaaaattaaaaaaaatttccaatgtgtagggctcaca carries:
- the LOC107944112 gene encoding protein SOB FIVE-LIKE 5, whose amino-acid sequence is MNFMASECSSGCESGWTNYLEQSFLSSNPSKKKNGFKKSGFCDEHREINRGKQKVDDDVENDDEEDEEDLSMVSDASSGPPHFYEDDNKLYHEYMVPQTGTTFNKNGGKRHTNKEQRRRQHEQQVHEEIDTANSPFINYSKKSFVDTNNQAPMGFSATHFEGGSQFEGHFGFFQSSSPSPDQLQNNQWLSGNQRAWSWKFEIKAMEERSCHKSKE